The proteins below are encoded in one region of Pelagibacterium flavum:
- a CDS encoding ABC transporter substrate-binding protein: MKRLTITSALAVLMAGTASLAIAQEWSFTDGAGNTITLDSPPERIVAFSSSAAGLMQFGIEPVGIFTDDSTSEKSYAEFDLSGIEIVRTAYNELQAESLLAFDADLIVTEYWPRTGDYSGGDAMRPDGQFADIAPIVGVLQGDSVLGLIEDYGRLAEALGADLDAPEIEQKRTAFNQARAQLTAAAEAKPGLTVMAAWADTDSLYVAAPTGAAELNDFASWGLNMVEPDAPEGEYWGILSWENADTYPADVLLLDDRFGTATREAVDAQPLAELIPAVAAGQVGDWPAWWIRTYGAYTAEIEKLTALVENAEVVQE, encoded by the coding sequence ATGAAACGCCTGACGATCACATCTGCCCTTGCTGTCCTCATGGCGGGAACGGCGTCCTTGGCTATCGCCCAGGAATGGAGTTTCACCGACGGTGCAGGCAACACGATTACCCTCGACAGCCCGCCCGAACGGATCGTGGCTTTCTCATCCTCTGCGGCAGGACTCATGCAGTTCGGCATTGAACCGGTCGGCATATTCACCGACGATAGTACCTCTGAAAAAAGCTACGCCGAATTCGACCTTTCCGGCATCGAAATTGTCCGCACGGCCTACAATGAACTGCAGGCCGAAAGCCTGCTGGCGTTCGATGCCGATCTGATCGTGACCGAATACTGGCCGCGCACGGGTGACTACAGCGGCGGCGACGCGATGCGTCCCGATGGCCAGTTCGCCGACATCGCCCCGATCGTCGGCGTGCTCCAGGGAGATTCAGTTCTGGGGTTGATCGAGGACTATGGCAGGCTGGCGGAGGCGCTGGGTGCCGATCTCGACGCCCCCGAAATCGAGCAGAAGCGAACTGCGTTTAACCAGGCGCGCGCCCAGCTCACGGCGGCTGCCGAGGCAAAGCCGGGCCTGACGGTTATGGCCGCATGGGCCGACACCGATAGCTTGTACGTCGCTGCACCCACCGGCGCAGCGGAACTCAACGATTTCGCATCCTGGGGCCTGAACATGGTTGAACCAGATGCGCCCGAAGGAGAGTATTGGGGCATTCTGAGCTGGGAGAATGCCGACACTTATCCCGCTGACGTTCTGCTCCTCGACGATCGGTTCGGAACGGCAACGCGGGAGGCAGTCGACGCTCAACCGCTGGCCGAACTCATACCCGCTGTCGCAGCGGGTCAGGTGGGCGACTGGCCGGCCTGGTGGATCAGGACCTATGGCGCCTATACCGCAGAAATCGAAAAGCTTACGGCACTTGTGGAAAATGCTGAGGTCGTCCAAGAGTGA
- a CDS encoding iron-siderophore ABC transporter substrate-binding protein, whose amino-acid sequence MRHIALAAASAVALIAMPASGQDTFPVTLDHFYGETVIEAKAERIVTISWMAQDTVLALGEVPIAIQSQTWGGDENGYLPWVKEAIEELGEDVPVALDTANGLPFEQILELEPDLILAPYSGISQDDYDRLSAIAPTVAFKEAPWTGSWQYVVETVGAAMGRSEEASGLVDSTQDRIAEYAAENPQFAGRTFAFGGGSDAGSVGLYVPSDPRVHLMEDLGLVPAEALNDLPTDNYVQQVSFEQLDGVDAEVFIAWYSSQDDLDAILSNPLFARWKPIANDNFVPLIDRAFVMAVSAPSPLSIPWMMDRFVPILAETLEQ is encoded by the coding sequence ATGAGACATATTGCATTGGCAGCGGCATCTGCCGTGGCCCTTATCGCCATGCCCGCATCCGGGCAGGACACGTTTCCCGTCACGCTCGATCATTTTTACGGCGAGACGGTCATCGAAGCCAAAGCCGAACGCATAGTGACCATCAGCTGGATGGCACAAGACACCGTATTGGCTCTGGGCGAAGTGCCGATTGCCATCCAGAGCCAGACATGGGGCGGCGATGAAAACGGCTACCTGCCATGGGTAAAGGAAGCGATAGAGGAACTAGGGGAGGACGTTCCAGTAGCTCTCGACACTGCCAATGGCCTGCCGTTTGAGCAGATTCTCGAACTCGAGCCTGATCTTATACTGGCGCCGTATAGTGGCATCAGCCAGGACGACTACGACCGCCTGTCGGCCATCGCTCCCACCGTCGCCTTCAAGGAAGCGCCGTGGACCGGCAGCTGGCAATATGTGGTCGAAACGGTCGGCGCAGCGATGGGGCGTAGCGAAGAAGCGTCCGGTCTTGTCGACAGTACTCAGGACCGCATCGCTGAATATGCAGCGGAAAATCCTCAATTTGCCGGTCGCACCTTTGCCTTTGGTGGCGGTTCGGACGCGGGCAGCGTCGGGCTTTACGTTCCTTCGGACCCTCGCGTGCATCTGATGGAAGATCTAGGATTGGTGCCGGCAGAGGCGCTAAACGATCTGCCGACCGACAACTATGTGCAGCAGGTCAGTTTCGAACAACTCGACGGCGTTGACGCCGAAGTCTTCATCGCCTGGTATTCCAGCCAGGATGATCTCGATGCCATCTTGTCGAATCCGCTGTTTGCGCGCTGGAAGCCCATTGCCAACGATAATTTCGTGCCCCTGATCGACCGGGCCTTCGTCATGGCGGTGTCGGCACCCTCACCGCTGTCGATCCCCTGGATGATGGACCGTTTCGTGCCGATTCTCGCCGAAACGCTCGAACAATAA
- a CDS encoding SDR family NAD(P)-dependent oxidoreductase: MAKVAWVLGGGSGIGAETVKQLSRRGWTVAISGRREQPLNALSVSHGARPYPLDVTDFDAVKTTVSRIAEDLGKIDLVIFSVAAWEVTEPGRYDYESYAKIIDTNLLGAMRVIDPVVAQMRKQRSGEIALVASVAGYFGLPRSAAYSSGKSAMIALAETMRTELASDNISVRLVCPGFVRTDLTAKNDFPMPFLMEAEEAGKRIANGLLNSRKFEIAFPLPFVLILKTIRLLPYPMFFALMSRLISQPSK; this comes from the coding sequence ATGGCAAAGGTAGCGTGGGTGCTTGGCGGCGGTTCGGGAATCGGCGCCGAGACGGTCAAACAGCTTTCGCGGCGTGGATGGACGGTTGCGATATCGGGGCGACGCGAACAGCCGCTCAACGCGCTCTCGGTCAGTCACGGCGCGCGCCCCTACCCTCTCGACGTTACCGACTTCGACGCGGTAAAGACTACCGTCTCCCGCATCGCCGAGGACCTTGGCAAGATCGATCTCGTTATCTTTTCGGTCGCCGCCTGGGAGGTCACTGAGCCGGGTCGGTACGACTACGAAAGCTATGCCAAAATCATAGATACCAATCTGCTGGGCGCCATGCGGGTTATCGACCCGGTGGTGGCTCAGATGCGCAAGCAGCGGTCTGGGGAAATCGCGCTGGTGGCTTCCGTGGCCGGCTATTTCGGACTGCCGCGCTCGGCAGCCTATTCTTCGGGGAAATCGGCAATGATTGCGTTGGCCGAGACTATGCGAACCGAACTTGCCTCCGACAATATCAGCGTCCGGCTGGTCTGCCCCGGGTTTGTGAGAACCGACCTTACGGCCAAGAACGACTTCCCGATGCCGTTTCTGATGGAGGCAGAAGAGGCGGGCAAGCGGATAGCGAATGGCTTGCTCAACTCGCGAAAGTTCGAGATCGCTTTTCCCCTGCCCTTCGTCCTGATCCTGAAGACGATCCGGCTGCTGCCCTATCCGATGTTTTTTGCCTTGATGTCGCGACTGATCTCGCAACCGTCGAAATGA
- a CDS encoding dipeptidase yields the protein MTDANAPLDAVLSHVDAHIEESLERLFTLLRIASISTDPTYAGECHKAAEWLTNELQGLDFDSAVRPTPGHPMVVGHQRSAVGPNVLFYGHYDVQPVDPIELWTSEPFEPRIGEENGRKVILARGASDDKGQLMTFIEACRAYKAVRGSLPVGVTVLLEGEEESGSPSLDGFLKDNAEELRADIALVCDTDMWDEETPSIITMLRGLMADNVEIQAASRDLHSGMYGNAARNPNQVLAEIIASLRNPDGSVAVEGFYDDVPELPTEVAEQWKRLPFDEKAYLGAVGLSEPAGEKNRSVLEQITSRPTCEINGMWGGYTGDGFKTVIPAKAGAKISFRLVGNQDPHKIRKAFRAHVEARVPADCTVTFHEHGASPASVVPSDGAMLQKALGALTDEWGREAAIAGSGGSIPIVGDFKRKLGMDSLLIGYAQTDDRIHSPNEKYNLESYHKGIRSWVRVLDALSK from the coding sequence ATGACTGATGCCAACGCTCCGCTCGATGCCGTGCTTTCCCATGTCGATGCCCATATCGAGGAAAGTCTCGAGCGGCTGTTTACGCTCTTGCGGATTGCCTCCATTTCCACTGACCCCACCTATGCAGGCGAATGTCACAAGGCGGCCGAATGGCTGACCAATGAACTGCAGGGTCTCGATTTCGATTCTGCGGTACGCCCTACCCCCGGCCATCCGATGGTAGTGGGGCACCAGCGCAGCGCTGTGGGGCCAAACGTGCTGTTTTACGGGCACTACGATGTTCAGCCTGTCGATCCGATCGAACTTTGGACGAGCGAGCCGTTCGAGCCCAGGATCGGCGAGGAGAATGGACGGAAGGTGATTCTTGCTCGCGGCGCGTCGGACGACAAGGGCCAGTTGATGACCTTCATCGAAGCCTGCCGGGCGTATAAGGCCGTCCGCGGCTCGCTGCCGGTCGGCGTCACGGTGCTACTCGAAGGCGAGGAAGAATCCGGCTCCCCATCGCTCGATGGCTTCCTCAAAGACAACGCCGAGGAACTCAGGGCCGACATCGCACTGGTGTGCGACACTGACATGTGGGACGAGGAGACGCCCTCGATCATAACCATGTTGCGCGGGCTGATGGCCGACAATGTGGAGATCCAGGCGGCGAGCCGTGACTTGCATTCGGGCATGTATGGGAATGCGGCGCGCAATCCCAATCAGGTACTGGCCGAAATCATCGCCTCTCTGCGCAATCCCGACGGATCGGTTGCCGTCGAAGGCTTCTATGACGATGTGCCGGAACTGCCCACCGAAGTCGCGGAGCAATGGAAGCGGCTGCCGTTCGATGAGAAGGCTTATCTCGGCGCTGTGGGTCTGTCCGAGCCTGCCGGCGAGAAGAACCGCTCAGTTCTCGAACAGATCACTTCGCGCCCCACTTGCGAAATCAACGGTATGTGGGGTGGCTATACTGGCGACGGCTTCAAGACAGTGATCCCGGCCAAGGCTGGGGCCAAGATTTCTTTCCGACTCGTGGGCAATCAGGACCCGCACAAGATCCGCAAGGCATTCCGCGCGCATGTCGAGGCTCGGGTGCCCGCCGATTGCACCGTGACCTTCCATGAACACGGCGCGAGCCCGGCATCGGTCGTTCCTTCGGACGGCGCCATGCTGCAAAAGGCGCTCGGCGCGCTGACCGACGAGTGGGGCCGCGAGGCCGCTATCGCGGGCTCGGGCGGATCGATCCCCATTGTAGGCGATTTCAAGCGCAAGCTGGGCATGGATTCGCTTCTGATCGGATACGCCCAGACGGACGACCGCATCCATTCGCCCAACGAAAAATATAATCTTGAGAGCTACCACAAGGGCATCCGGTCATGGGTGCGGGTGCTCGATGCGCTGTCGAAATAA